A single region of the Xenopus laevis strain J_2021 chromosome 4L, Xenopus_laevis_v10.1, whole genome shotgun sequence genome encodes:
- the sstr3.L gene encoding somatostatin receptor type 3 — protein MTPTFPTTLLESSYIELNATLNTNISFNQNGTSPGLLIPLVYLVVCAVGLWGNTLVIYLAWRSPAGQNSVTALYILNLALADDLFMLGLPFLAAQNALSYWPFGSPACRLVMTLDAVNQFTSIFCLTVLSFDRYLAVVRPMQSAKWRKPKVAKCVNVTVWILSFLVVLPVVFFSGVPGNTGTCHIAWPEPAHIWRTGFILYTAALGFFCPLLVICICHLLIVAQVRSSGKRVRVAPNRRQGPERKVTKMVALTVTAFVLCWFPFYVLNIINLLWPLPESPKLYGLYSFVVALSYANSCLNPIIYALLARPFQRGLRRVLCRTSVRVADGTLKGGDNEVQEELSRVNGISQEGRSVRTDGGEGNSLKAISQNQVQQEVSTSAQKSLPEDLGASEKDSMLRISYL, from the coding sequence ATGACACCAACCTTTCCAACTACCCTGCTTGAGAGCTCCTACATTGAGTTAAATGCAACTCTTAATACCAATATTTCATTTAATCAGAATGGGACCTCTCCTGGACTCCTGATTCCTCTTGTCTATCTAGTTGTATGTGCAGTAGGGTTATGGGGAAATACATTGGTTATATACTTGGCATGGCGCAGTCCTGCTGGCCAGAACTCAGTAACTGCCCTCTATATCCTTAATCTGGCACTGGCTGATGACCTTTTCATGTTGGGTCTTCCCTTTCTTGCAGCCCAAAATGCCCTATCCTACTGGCCCTTCGGTTCACCTGCATGCCGCCTTGTAATGACTCTAGATGCAGTTAACCAGTTCACCAGTATCTTTTGCTTGACCGTTCTGAGTTTTGATAGATATTTAGCTGTAGTGCGTCCAATGCAGTCAGCCAAGTGGAGAAAACCTAAGGTGGCAAAATGTGTCAATGTAACTGTGTGGATCCTATCATTTCTAGTTGTCCTCCCTGTTGTCTTCTTTTCTGGTGTGCCAGGGAATACTGGGACTTGTCACATAGCGTGGCCAGAACCTGCACACATCTGGAGAACTGGTTTCATTCTGTACACTGCTGCCCTTGGCTTTTTTTGCCCCCTACTTGTTATATGCATTTGCCACTTACTAATAGTGGCCCAAGTACGGTCTTCTGGAAAGCGTGTTAGAGTAGCCCCAAATCGTAGACAGGGGCCTGAACGAAAGGTAACCAAGATGGTGGCTCTAACAGTCACTGCATTTGTCCTGTGCTGGTTTCCCTTTTATGTACTGAACATTATCAATCTTTTGTGGCCCCTGCCAGAAAGTCCTAAGCTTTATGGGCTATACTCATTTGTGGTAGCCCTTTCTTATGCAAACAGCTGTCTCAATCCAATTATTTATGCTCTCCTAGCTCGACCTTTCCAGCGAGGCTTACGAAGAGTCCTCTGCAGGACCTCTGTCCGCGTGGCTGACGGCACATTAAAAGGAGGAGATAATGAGGTACAAGAAGAACTTAGCAGGGTGAATGGTATATCCCAAGAAGGGAGAAGTGTCAGAACAGATGGTGGAGAAGGAAATAGTTTAAAAGCTATAAGTCAGAATCAAGTCCAACAAGAAGTAAGCACATCTGCACAAAAATCTCTACCAGAGGATCTGGGGGCCAGTGAGAAAGATAGCATGCTAAGGATCAGCTATTTGTGA